TGCCCCCCATTACAAATTCCGAACCCTTCTTTACGGGTGGCGAGTGTCCCTTAAACCGCGCAAGAAATTCTGGTGAAGGATCTTCTCCGTCAATTTCCAAGAAATACGCTTCGGCATCTTGTTTTTGTGCGGAGGCATTATTTTCAAACTTATAGCGAAAAAACGTCTCAAAGAGGTCGAGTATTTCGGGATCAGGTGCTTCGTCTTGCAAATCGCCGCATGAAGATAGGACGGGGACAGCCAAGCAAAAAACGGCTAACACACACATTTTCTGTTTTCTCTTGAATAAAGTCATGGAAATGCTCCAATCTTGACGATCTCTGCTTGGGTTGGTGTGTCGTCGTGAAGTTTAGTCATCTATACCAACCACACCGACAAAAATAATAATGGTCCCACCGGTTAGGGTTAGGCAACCAAAAGCGGATCCTGCGGCCCCTGATTTAATTTGATACGATCGCATTTTCGCCCGATAAGCATCGGCGTAAAACTTAACGTATTCAGGCGATTTTCCGATCAATCTTTCAGGTGGCGGATTCGGTGGATGGAGACGCATATAATATCGAGTCAGCAGACTGAAGACCGTTGCAGCACTCATTGAGGCGATTATGTATGAAGGTTCGGGCTGCCTATGTCCAAAGTGCAAGTCAGCGATACATCCTGTCATCAAAGCACACATCCCTGCAGCGAGAGGTGCACTCATGCCTGCTCCAAAATAAGCCGGTAAATTGACATCGCTTTTGGCATCCGATTCAGCATCTACTTTCGCCTGAAGATGTAGCGGATCATGTGGTATATTCTCATAACCTTTAGAACCACAACCTGTAAGAACAATTGACAAACAACAGAAATATAGCAAGAATTTCACAAGAAATCTCCTTACCGCTCAACCCAACCTATAGGAAACCGCTTTTCCTCATTTTCTTAAACCTTTTTCCCAAATGTTTCCCTCTTTAAGTCTAAAAAATTAGTGGTAAATTCGGATTGTTACCTTCAGTTTTTATGAGGGTGATATCTGGCTACCATCCTTTTTTGCCAGATACAGTTCTCCTTTTCCCTTGATTTTCCCCTTATTTCCTGCTAAACTTAAAGAAATTTCGGGTATCCCCTTATTCGCCTTGAAAACAGGTGGAAGTCCAAGCCTTGTCGGCAAACTCAAAAATCAGAGTCGGTCAACCTATTGAGACAAAAAATAAAAGATAATATCTTTCTAATAGTCTCGGTGCTGCTGTGTCTCTTTATCTTAGCCGAGGTCAATTACCCGCAGCTCGCACCACAATCAGAGTTAGCACTCTTCGCGATGTTGGGGTTAATAGTGGTATTTTTGAGGTACCCTATTCATCCACGTTTCGCGGACAACCCTGTTTTTCAAACGCTTGATGTTGTGTTTATAGGCAGTGTGATCGCCTGCTTCGGCTACGTTGTAGTGCAAACAGAACCGATTTTTCAAGGCTTCTGGTTAGACGATAAATCCCTCGGTGATCGCGCTGGTGCAGAATTGCCACTGGATTACATCGTCGGTGGAATCGGACTTATTTTAGTATTAGAGGCGACGCGCCGTTCTATTGGTCTGACACTCCCGCTACTTTCTCTCGCATTTCTTCTCTATGCTGGTTTTGGGCAGTTTATGCCGGATGGGTTGTTTCCACATCGTGGGTATTCCGTTCAACGTATTATCAGTCAAACTTTTTTACACAGTCAAGGCACATTTGGCATCGCGCTTCGGGTAATGTTCACGTATGTGTTCCTATTTGTCCTGTTCGGTACGTTGCTCGAACGGACGGGAGCAACCAGTTATGTCTTGGATTTGGCGAGGCGCGTATTCGGTACGAGTGCAGGCGCGCCTGCCAAGGTTGCTGTGCTGAGTAGCGGTATGATGGGATCACTGTCGGGTTCTGCCGTAGCAAACACGGCGACGACTGGAACCTTTACGATTCCGCTGATGCAACGCTCTGGGTTTCCGCCTACGATAGCAGGTGGCATTGAAGCCGCGGCGAGTTCTGGCGGCGCATTAGTACCACCGATCATGGGGGCAGCCGCATATATGATGCTCGAAATCGTGGAGCCTGCTGTCACCTATTTGGAGATCATCAGGGCGGCACTACTACCAGCTATCCTTTATTATACTGGTATGTTGTGTATGGTACACTTTTCTGCGAAGTTCGCGAGCCGAGAACTTGCGATGAAAAAGTCAGTGGAGTTTGACAGGCAATCTTCAAATCTGGCGGATGATGAAACATCAGACAGTCCTAACGAAACGCAAGACACGGTGCAGGAAGAAAAGCATGGAAAACTTTTGACGCTGCAAGGGTTTATCTTTCTCGCTGCGTTTGTTACGCTCATCGGTGTTTTGCTAATAGGTGCTACAGCGTTCCGCGCGGTGAGTTGGAGTCTATTAATAGTTATCGCAATAACGCTGTTGGGCTACCTGATACGTCGAATACGTGGACGCCCCTCTACCGCTGAAACGGGTGTTGGTGTTTCGGATTTGAGGCAAGGGGTCAACTTTTTAATATCGCCTTGTGAACGGGCAGCGCAGAGTGGCGTTTCGTTGATTGCGGCTGCAGCATGCGTTGGTATCATTTTAGGGGTCGTGACACTGACGGGTATCGGTAGTAAGTTGCCATCGGTGCTTTTACCGCTTGCATCCACTAACCTCGTGTTAGCACTGTTCTTTCTGATGATCTCGACAATTATCCTTGGGATGGGCTTGCCTTCATCGGTCTGTTATCTGCTGATGGCGATCTTAGTGGGTCCCGTGCTTCTGGATTTGGGCGTTGTTCCGCTCGCGGCGCATTTTTTTATCTTCTATTTCGGGATGATGTCGATGGTGACCCCACCTGTTGCATTGGCGGCGTATGCTGCGGCTGCAATCGCAGGTTCCGGGATAATGGCGACAGGGTTTGCAGCCTTCAGGTTCGCGCTCGTCGGTTTCGCGTTGCCTTACGCGTTTGTCCTGCGCCCCGCGTTACTCTGGCTGAATAGCGATGGTGGTATACCAGGTTTATGGACAGTTTTCGGGACTTTCTCTCTCACGCTGGTTGGCACTGTTATCTTTGCGGCTGCGATTGCTGGTTATGTCTTTAACAGGTTAGCCCTATGGACACGCGGTATTCTGTTTGCCGCTGCACTCATTCTCTTTTTTATCCCGACCGACGTTCAGTTTGTGTGGATTCATGGAATAGTAATGCTCGCAGGTATTGCCATTTTCTATTATAATTGGCGAATAAAGGAGACACACCATGAAAAGCCCAATTAGATGGGTGTTGTACTGTCTGCTCGTCCTACTGTTTTTTCTTCACAACGATTTCTGGTTCTGGCAAACACCGCAAATTGTTTTAGGGTTACCGGTAGGGTTGCTCTATCATATCGGTTACTGCCTTGTGGCAGCGTTGCTGATGGCCGCTTTCGTCAAAGCGAGAAAGGACTGGGGACAGAAATGAGTCTTGTTGTTATTTTTTCCTACCTTGCTGTGGTGTTGATTCTCGGTGTTTTGAGTCATAAACTTTTCCGAAATACTGGAGAAGACTACTTCGTCGCGAGCCGGACTATCAATTGGTTTATCCTGTTGATGACGCTTTTCGGTACGAATATGACAGCGTTCTCGATTCTCGGGGCATCCGGTGAAGCCTATCACAGAGGTATCGGTGTTTTTGCGCTGATGGCTTCTTCTTCTGCGATCGTTGTACCGTGTGTGTTCCTCTTTATCGGGACCCGCTTATGGCGAATAGGAAAACGATTCGGCTATGTAACACAGGCGCAGTACTTCCGAGACCGCTGGGAGTCCGATGGCATAGGACTATTGCTCTTTATTTTATTTGTGTTGCTGCTTATACCGTATCTACTGATCGGAGTGATGGGCGGCGGAGGGACATTGGCGACCCTCACAGATGGAAAAATTCCACAATGGGCTGGCGGCTTACTCATCTGTGCTGTTGTGCTCTGTTACGTTACCTACAGCGGGATGCGAGGCACCGCTTGGGTGAATACCTTCCAGACACTCGTTTTCATGACACTCGGAGGTATTACCTTCTTTGTTATCACAAATCGGATGGGCGGCTTTGCAAACGCAATCTCTAAAGTTGACACGGGTTTGCTGATGCAGGCGGAGCATATTAAACCGTTAGAACTATTGACATACCTCTGTATTCCGCTCTGTGTCGGTATGTTCCCACATATCTTCTCACATTTTCTAACCGCAAAAGATGTCGGGACGTTCCGTTATGCAATTATCCTGTATCCATTGTGTATCGCAATTGTGTGGATTCCGAGCGTGCTGCTCGGAATATTAGGAAATGTAGATGTTCCGGGCTTAAAGGGATCGCAAGCAAACAATGTGCTGATTCAGATGATCGGTATGCACGCGCCCGGTGTGTTAGCGGGGTTTTTAGGCGCAGGTGTCTTCGCGGCGATTATGTCGTCGCTCGACTCACAATCACTCGCTATTGGGAGCATGTTCACACATGATATTATTGGGCATTATCGTCGAGAGGCGTTTTCCGAGAAACAGCGGGTATGGGTCGGACGACTGTTTGTCAGCGGTGTGCTTTGCATCACTTATCTAATCTCTCTCATTGCGACACCGAGCATTTTTAGGCTCGCGATCTGGTCATTCACAGGGTTTTCGGGGCTTTTTCCGATTGTGGTAGCGGCACTGTTCTGGCGGCGGAGTACAAAAAGCGGAGTATTCGCCGCGATTATAAGCGTTATTCTGTTATGGCTCTATTTCTTTCTCCGCAACTGGCAGACCCCCGGATACACTGTGGGTGGAACTGGAATTATGCCTGTTACGATCCTAATCGTTATTTCGTCTGTCACCTTGATAATCGTTTCGCTACTCACGAAACCGCCGAATTCACAGACACTTGGGAAGTTTTTTGATTGAAGGAGTTGCGTTGAAAACGTGCAGCAGCGCGGCAGAGACCTCGCCGGACAACGCTTATATTTAAGGAGTGATATAAACTATGATACCCCAAAAAATAGTTTTATTTTTATTATTCGTGGTATGTATTTCTGCATGTGAAAAGGCTGAAGATCCACTTGAACCTGAACCTGAACCTGAAAAACCGGTCGTGCTTGCGTACGGTACAGTTTCTGGCACCATTACCGATGCTGGGACAGGAAACCCTATTCCGGGGGCTATTGTAAAACTGTTAGAGTCGTCAGTTGAAACTGGTGTGGAGGGGGTCTATTCTTTTCAAGGTATTGTTTACGGTGATGCGCACACGCTAATTGTTGAAGATGCAGATTACAAATCCTATAACGAACCGTTCGTGCTCAATCAGGAACGCTTAGTTGTGGATGTTGCTTTGACACCACTGAAGGATCCAGCAGTAGAGATCCAAGAATTCTTTGACAATTTTTCCGACCTCCTTGAATCCCTGGATATGGAGAACATTGAGGCGATCCGGGCACTCTTTTCGGAGACTTACGTCGCTGCAGACGATCCTGCTACACTCTTCGGTGTCGCATCAGGTATTATTCCCGAAAATTATGAAGATGTCGTTCCGGCGATGACACAACTTTTTGAGGAATACGTCTCACTTGAATTCATATTCAATGATATAGAGGTAGATGTGACACATGCCCGTAAAATGGCAGTAACACTTCGACTTGATGTAAACGCGGAAAAGGGAGAGCAACGGGATCTGA
This sequence is a window from Candidatus Poribacteria bacterium. Protein-coding genes within it:
- a CDS encoding TRAP transporter fused permease subunit; this translates as MRQKIKDNIFLIVSVLLCLFILAEVNYPQLAPQSELALFAMLGLIVVFLRYPIHPRFADNPVFQTLDVVFIGSVIACFGYVVVQTEPIFQGFWLDDKSLGDRAGAELPLDYIVGGIGLILVLEATRRSIGLTLPLLSLAFLLYAGFGQFMPDGLFPHRGYSVQRIISQTFLHSQGTFGIALRVMFTYVFLFVLFGTLLERTGATSYVLDLARRVFGTSAGAPAKVAVLSSGMMGSLSGSAVANTATTGTFTIPLMQRSGFPPTIAGGIEAAASSGGALVPPIMGAAAYMMLEIVEPAVTYLEIIRAALLPAILYYTGMLCMVHFSAKFASRELAMKKSVEFDRQSSNLADDETSDSPNETQDTVQEEKHGKLLTLQGFIFLAAFVTLIGVLLIGATAFRAVSWSLLIVIAITLLGYLIRRIRGRPSTAETGVGVSDLRQGVNFLISPCERAAQSGVSLIAAAACVGIILGVVTLTGIGSKLPSVLLPLASTNLVLALFFLMISTIILGMGLPSSVCYLLMAILVGPVLLDLGVVPLAAHFFIFYFGMMSMVTPPVALAAYAAAAIAGSGIMATGFAAFRFALVGFALPYAFVLRPALLWLNSDGGIPGLWTVFGTFSLTLVGTVIFAAAIAGYVFNRLALWTRGILFAAALILFFIPTDVQFVWIHGIVMLAGIAIFYYNWRIKETHHEKPN
- a CDS encoding carboxypeptidase regulatory-like domain-containing protein, translating into MIPQKIVLFLLFVVCISACEKAEDPLEPEPEPEKPVVLAYGTVSGTITDAGTGNPIPGAIVKLLESSVETGVEGVYSFQGIVYGDAHTLIVEDADYKSYNEPFVLNQERLVVDVALTPLKDPAVEIQEFFDNFSDLLESLDMENIEAIRALFSETYVAADDPATLFGVASGIIPENYEDVVPAMTQLFEEYVSLEFIFNDIEVDVTHARKMAVTLRLDVNAEKGEQRDLRELKAHCRFEFRREGSDWKIVYWQLIELDLRL
- a CDS encoding sodium:solute symporter family protein gives rise to the protein MSLVVIFSYLAVVLILGVLSHKLFRNTGEDYFVASRTINWFILLMTLFGTNMTAFSILGASGEAYHRGIGVFALMASSSAIVVPCVFLFIGTRLWRIGKRFGYVTQAQYFRDRWESDGIGLLLFILFVLLLIPYLLIGVMGGGGTLATLTDGKIPQWAGGLLICAVVLCYVTYSGMRGTAWVNTFQTLVFMTLGGITFFVITNRMGGFANAISKVDTGLLMQAEHIKPLELLTYLCIPLCVGMFPHIFSHFLTAKDVGTFRYAIILYPLCIAIVWIPSVLLGILGNVDVPGLKGSQANNVLIQMIGMHAPGVLAGFLGAGVFAAIMSSLDSQSLAIGSMFTHDIIGHYRREAFSEKQRVWVGRLFVSGVLCITYLISLIATPSIFRLAIWSFTGFSGLFPIVVAALFWRRSTKSGVFAAIISVILLWLYFFLRNWQTPGYTVGGTGIMPVTILIVISSVTLIIVSLLTKPPNSQTLGKFFD